ATGCGTATCAAAAAATAACATCCATACAGCAAAGGCGATTAAACCAATGATGTAAAAGTTTTTGAAAGACTTTAGATATTTCTTTTTGAATTTAGCCATTTTATAAGCGTTCGTTAATGATTGTCTTTACAATATCAACCGCAACAGTATTATATTTATTGTTAGGTATAATAATATCTGCATACTCTTTCATCGGCTCAATAAATTGTTGATGCATTGGTTTTAGAGTATTCTGGTATCTCGTTAGCACTTCTTCTATGTCTCTACCACGTTCATTAATGTCTCTTTTAAGTCTTCTTATCAAACGCTCGTCACTATCGGCATGTACAAATATCTTAATATCAAATAAGTCTCTAATTTCAGGATTTGTAAGTATTAAAATACCTTCTACGATTATTACTTTTCTTGGTTTTGTCAGTACGCTATCTCCTGTTCTATTATGTTGAACGAAAGAGTAGACAGGTTGCTGAATGGGATTCCCTTTTTTTAATTCATTAAGGTGATTTACTAATAAATCAAAATCTATAGATCGTGGATGATCAAAATTGATTTTTACACGTTCGTCGTAGCTTAAATGTGTTGTGTCTTTGTAGTATGAGTCCTGAGATATTACAACAACTTCGTCTTGTGGTAATTCTTTAAGAATTGTATTAACAACTGTTGTTTTTCCGCAACCAGTACCTCCAGCTATTCCAATTATAAGCATGTATCAAAATTTTAACCCTACAAAGTTAACAAATAGAGATAGATTACTTTTCGATTTTGGCAACTTCTTCTTCAGTAATTAATTTGCCGTATTTATTACCCCAACTATTATTAATATAGTTCATGACATCTGCAACTTCATCATCTGCTAAACCAAGTGCAGCCATAGCGCCATTATAGGTTTTTCCGTTAACAACAATCTTACCGTTTTGACCATATTTGATACCCTTAAGACTTTCTAATTGATTATTTTTTAGATAGTCCGAATTAGCCAAAGGCGGAAATACATTTGCTACGCCTTCGCCTGATGCCATATGACAAGTAATACAAAAATCGTTATAAACTAATCGACCACGTGCTACACTTTCTTTTAATGGGTTACTTACAGCTGTGGTTTCTGTTTGGGTACGTTTAATTGTTTTTTCCTTTTCAGGCTTTTCATTACAACTTACAAAAAGTAATAAAGTCAAACTAAATGTATAAATACTGTGAGATAATTTCATATTCTAAAATCTATGAATTTGGAACTATTTTAACGATACCTTTGTTTTCTAAAGCAACATATATGTAACCGTCAGGACCTTGTTTTACATCTCTTACTCGACCCATACCTTCAAGGAGTTTTTCGCGCTTAGTCACTTTATTATTATTTAGAACCAAACGCTCTAGGTATTCAAATTTTAAAGAACCGACAAGAAGATTTCCTTTCCAATCTGTGTATTTATCTGAAGTTACAAAATCCATTCCGCTAGGTGCAATTGATGGGACCCAATAAAATAGTGGTTGCTCCATGCCATCTTTTGAAGTTATGTCAGTGAATTTTGTACCACTATAATTA
This DNA window, taken from Winogradskyella sp. PC-19, encodes the following:
- the udk gene encoding uridine kinase, with the translated sequence MLIIGIAGGTGCGKTTVVNTILKELPQDEVVVISQDSYYKDTTHLSYDERVKINFDHPRSIDFDLLVNHLNELKKGNPIQQPVYSFVQHNRTGDSVLTKPRKVIIVEGILILTNPEIRDLFDIKIFVHADSDERLIRRLKRDINERGRDIEEVLTRYQNTLKPMHQQFIEPMKEYADIIIPNNKYNTVAVDIVKTIINERL
- a CDS encoding c-type cytochrome, whose product is MKLSHSIYTFSLTLLLFVSCNEKPEKEKTIKRTQTETTAVSNPLKESVARGRLVYNDFCITCHMASGEGVANVFPPLANSDYLKNNQLESLKGIKYGQNGKIVVNGKTYNGAMAALGLADDEVADVMNYINNSWGNKYGKLITEEEVAKIEK